A section of the Papio anubis isolate 15944 chromosome 2, Panubis1.0, whole genome shotgun sequence genome encodes:
- the GMNC gene encoding geminin coiled-coil domain-containing protein 1, which produces MGFPKGSLDPCDAGLGFSYPTSRHTRTIFPPGPARPCPAPRVEREGARPSRRYRLRGRRQPPLPVSPPAASPHWGRNTILPCQDQYFVGGQSYNCPYSTTTSESSVDVSTETWVSFWAAGLLDNRELQQAPQAQDSFSDSNFSLPDLCSWEEAQLSSQLYRNKQLQDTLVQKEEELARLHEENNHLRQYLNSALVKCLEEKAKKLLSSDEFSKACGKFRKGKRKSKEQRYSPAEIPHPKNAKRNLSSEFANCEEQVGPPVDPWVLQTLGLKDLDTIDDTLPANYSALASRPRRVASTFSQFPDDAVDYNTVPREDMPIDYRGDTTTPLHSTATHGEDFHSLSQLSNPPVELKTLPYYTANVSPNKTEMAFSTSLSPHCNVKTHSFHQGQAFVRRDEEGGWKFTWVPKQS; this is translated from the exons ATGGGCTTCCCTAAAGGCTCCCTTGATCCCTGTGATGCCGGTTTGGGATTTTCTTACCCTACGTCCAGACACACCCGGACCATCTTCCCGCCCGGCCCGGCTCGGCCCTGTCCCGCGCCGCGCGTGGAGCGGGAGGGAGCCCGGCCCTCGCGTAGGTACCGGCTCCGGGGTCGCCGCCAACCTCCGCTGCCCGTCTCCCCGCCCGCGGCAAGTCCACACTGGGGCCGG AACACCATTCTGCCTTGCCAAGACCAGTACTTTGTAGGAGGCCAGAGCTATAATTGCCCGTATTCCACTACAACGTCAGAATCTAGTGTTGACGTTTCCACGGAGACTTGGGTCTCTTTCTGGGCTGCTGGtctcctggacaacagagagctCCAACAAGCACCACAGGCACAGG ATTCATTCAGTGACTCAAATTTTTCTCTTCCGGACTTGTGCTCATGGGAAGAGGCTCAGCTTTCCTCTCAGCTCTACAGAAACAAGCAG CTACAAGATACCCTGGTGCAGAAGGAAGAAGAACTCGCTAGGTTACATGAAGAGAATAATCACCTCAGGCAATACCTGAATTCTGCTTTGGTTAAATGTCTTGAAGAAAAGGCCAAG AAATTGCTCTCATCTGATGAGTTCTCCAAAGCATGTGGAAAATtcaggaaggggaagagaaaatcCAAAGAACAAAGATACTCTCCTGCTGAGATTCCCCATCccaaaaatgccaaaagaaacCTCTCTAGTGAATTTGCTAACTGTGAAGAACAAGTTGGGCCCCCTGTGGATCCCTGGGTCCTTCAAACACTTGGGTTAAAAGACCTTGACACTATCGATGACACCTTACCAGCTAACTACAGTGCCCTTGCATCTCGTCCCAGAAGAGTCGCCAGCACATTTTCCCAATTTCCGGATGATGCAGTTGATTATAATACTGTCCCCAGAGAGGATATGCCAATTGACTATAGAGGTGACACAACAACCCCCTTGCACAGCACTGCCACTCATGGAGAAGATTTCCACAGCCTTTCTCAACTTTCAAATCCCCCAGTGGAGCTGAAAACTCTTCCTTACTATACTGCTAATGTGTCACCCAACAAGACAGAGATGGCATTTTCCACATCCCTGAGCCCTCATTGTAATGTGAAAACTCATTCCTTCCACCAGGGACAAGCCTTTGTGCGTCGAGATGAGGAGGGAGGCTGGAAGTTTACCTGGGTCCCTAAGCAGTCTTAG